One part of the Alistipes onderdonkii genome encodes these proteins:
- a CDS encoding SufE family protein, translating into MDKIQEEIIGEFSVFDDWLDKYDYLIGLSDSLPAIAAEHRTEQYLIDGCQSRVWVDARLEDGKVYYAADSDAIITKGIIALLIRVLNGRTPQEILDTDLYFIDAIGLSANLSPTRSNGLLSMVKQMRLYALAFASKSEK; encoded by the coding sequence ATGGACAAGATACAGGAGGAGATCATCGGGGAGTTCTCGGTATTCGACGACTGGCTCGACAAATACGACTACCTCATCGGCCTGAGCGACTCGCTCCCGGCCATCGCAGCCGAGCACCGCACGGAACAATACCTGATCGACGGCTGCCAGTCGCGCGTGTGGGTAGACGCACGTCTGGAGGACGGCAAGGTCTACTATGCCGCCGACAGCGACGCCATAATAACCAAGGGCATCATCGCGTTATTGATACGCGTGCTGAACGGGCGCACGCCGCAGGAGATCCTCGACACCGACCTCTATTTCATCGACGCCATCGGCCTGAGCGCCAACCTCTCGCCCACGCGCTCGAACGGCCTGCTGTCGATGGTCAAACAGATGCGGCTCTATGCGCTCGCGTTCGCAAGCAAAAGCGAAAAATAA